Proteins co-encoded in one Ralstonia sp. RRA genomic window:
- a CDS encoding exodeoxyribonuclease VII small subunit: MPRAPSVASSDASASPSSATPASYEAAMAELETLVASMESGELPLEASLAAYRRGAELVKYCQQVLERVEQQVRVLDGDALKPLADDSNTNEQGGA, encoded by the coding sequence ATGCCCCGTGCCCCAAGCGTTGCTTCGAGCGACGCGTCCGCCTCCCCATCATCCGCCACGCCGGCTTCCTATGAAGCGGCCATGGCCGAACTCGAAACCCTTGTTGCCAGCATGGAATCGGGCGAACTGCCGCTGGAGGCCTCGCTTGCGGCGTATCGCCGCGGGGCCGAACTGGTCAAGTATTGCCAGCAGGTGCTGGAGCGCGTCGAGCAGCAGGTTCGCGTGCTCGACGGCGATGCCCTGAAGCCGCTCGCCGACGACAGCAACACGAACGAACAGGGCGGCGCATGA
- a CDS encoding polyprenyl synthetase family protein codes for MSDFAQWMTSVVARTETALERALPAESVAPQRLHAAMRYATLGAGKRVRPLLAHAAGALGEASPEALDGVSCAVEMIHAYSLVHDDMPCMDDDDLRRGRPTVHRAYDEATALLVGDALQTQAFIVLAELGAVNPETRAVLVGELARASGSLGMAGGQAIDLQSVGIALSQEALEAMHRMKTGALLRASLRMGALCAGVNAAALEQVDAYAGAVGLAFQVVDDILDVTADTATLGKTAGKDEANDKPTYVSILGLDKARALANELHAAAGAAVAQLARELGEARTVRLAEMADLIVRRGH; via the coding sequence ATGAGCGATTTTGCCCAATGGATGACGTCCGTGGTCGCACGGACGGAAACCGCGCTGGAACGCGCTTTGCCGGCCGAGAGCGTGGCGCCGCAGCGCCTGCACGCTGCCATGCGCTACGCCACGCTGGGTGCCGGCAAGCGCGTGCGCCCGCTGCTGGCCCATGCTGCCGGTGCGCTGGGCGAGGCGTCGCCCGAAGCACTCGATGGCGTGAGCTGTGCGGTGGAGATGATCCACGCCTATTCGCTGGTCCACGACGACATGCCCTGCATGGACGACGACGACCTGCGCCGTGGCCGCCCAACCGTGCATCGCGCCTATGATGAAGCGACGGCGTTGCTGGTGGGGGACGCGCTGCAGACACAGGCCTTTATCGTGCTGGCCGAACTGGGTGCAGTGAACCCCGAGACCCGCGCGGTACTGGTGGGCGAGTTGGCGCGTGCGTCCGGTTCGCTGGGAATGGCGGGTGGTCAGGCAATCGATCTGCAGAGCGTCGGCATTGCACTGTCCCAGGAAGCACTGGAGGCGATGCACCGCATGAAGACCGGCGCACTGCTGCGAGCAAGCCTGCGCATGGGTGCGCTGTGTGCTGGCGTGAATGCCGCTGCGTTGGAACAAGTGGATGCCTACGCGGGTGCAGTCGGCCTGGCGTTCCAGGTGGTCGACGACATCCTCGACGTGACGGCCGATACCGCCACGCTGGGCAAGACTGCCGGCAAGGACGAGGCCAACGACAAGCCGACCTATGTGTCCATCCTCGGGTTGGACAAGGCTCGGGCGTTGGCCAATGAGCTGCACGCCGCAGCGGGTGCGGCGGTTGCGCAACTGGCCCGAGAACTGGGCGAGGCACGTACTGTTCGATTGGCCGAGATGGCCGACCTGATCGTGCGGCGTGGCCACTGA
- the dxs gene encoding 1-deoxy-D-xylulose-5-phosphate synthase → MTYELLKTIDDPADLRRLDRRQLGPLADELRAFVLDSVSQTGGHLSSNLGTVELTIALHYVFNTPEDRIVWDVGHQSYTHKILTGRREQMGSLRQLDGISGFPRRSESPYDTFGTAHSSTSISAALGMALGAKTNGENRVAIAVIGDGAMTAGMAFEAMNNAGVYKDLPLLVVLNDNDMSISPPVGAFNRYLARLMSGQFYAATKKGVEKLLSVAPPVLEFAKRFEEHTKGMFVPATMFEEFGFNYIGPIDGHDLESLVPTLQNIRQRALDGGGPQFLHVVTKKGQGYKLAEADPILYHGPGKFNPQEGIKPATRPAKVTYTQVFGNWLCDMAAADKRLVGITPAMREGSGMVEFERRFPDRYYDVGIAEQHAVTFAGGLACEGLKPVVAIYSTFLQRGYDQLIHDVALQNLPVVFALDRAGLVGADGATHAGAYDIAFLRCIPNMMVMTPADENECRQLLSTAFAQDCPTAVRYPRGAGTGVAVQQTLEPLPLGKAEVRRVSTAPAGQRVAILAFGSMVAPASAAAERLDASVVNMRFVKPLDVACVLEMARTHDYVVTVEEGCVMGGAGSACVEALAAAGVATPVLQLGLPDRFVDHGDHAALLAQCGLDANGILASIRERFDVQPRAAAPRVA, encoded by the coding sequence ATGACGTACGAACTTCTGAAAACCATCGACGATCCGGCCGACCTGCGCCGCCTGGACCGCCGCCAGCTTGGGCCCCTGGCCGACGAGCTGCGCGCCTTCGTGCTCGATTCCGTTTCGCAGACGGGCGGCCACCTGTCGTCGAACCTGGGCACGGTCGAGCTGACCATCGCACTGCACTACGTCTTCAACACGCCGGAAGACCGCATCGTGTGGGATGTCGGCCACCAGAGCTATACGCACAAGATCCTGACCGGCCGCCGTGAGCAGATGGGGTCGCTGCGCCAGCTGGACGGTATCTCGGGCTTCCCGCGTCGCAGCGAGAGCCCGTACGACACATTCGGCACGGCGCACTCGTCCACGTCGATCTCCGCTGCGCTGGGTATGGCCCTGGGCGCCAAGACCAACGGTGAGAACCGCGTCGCCATTGCCGTGATTGGCGACGGTGCGATGACGGCCGGTATGGCCTTCGAGGCGATGAACAATGCCGGTGTCTACAAGGACCTACCGCTGTTGGTGGTGCTCAACGACAACGACATGTCGATCTCGCCGCCGGTGGGGGCGTTCAACCGCTACCTCGCGCGCTTGATGAGCGGTCAGTTCTATGCCGCGACCAAGAAGGGCGTGGAGAAGTTGTTGTCAGTCGCGCCGCCAGTGCTCGAATTCGCCAAGCGTTTCGAGGAGCACACCAAGGGCATGTTCGTGCCGGCCACGATGTTCGAGGAGTTTGGCTTCAACTACATCGGGCCGATCGACGGGCACGATCTCGAGTCACTCGTGCCGACGCTGCAGAACATCCGCCAGCGCGCGCTGGACGGCGGCGGGCCGCAGTTCCTGCATGTGGTCACCAAGAAGGGTCAGGGCTACAAGCTGGCTGAGGCCGATCCGATCCTCTATCACGGCCCGGGCAAGTTCAATCCGCAAGAGGGCATCAAGCCCGCCACGCGCCCGGCCAAGGTGACGTACACCCAGGTGTTCGGCAACTGGCTGTGCGACATGGCCGCCGCTGACAAGCGCCTCGTCGGTATCACGCCTGCCATGCGTGAGGGTTCCGGCATGGTGGAGTTTGAGCGGCGTTTTCCCGATCGTTACTACGACGTTGGCATTGCCGAGCAGCACGCCGTCACCTTTGCCGGTGGCCTCGCGTGCGAGGGCCTGAAGCCTGTCGTCGCCATCTATTCGACGTTCCTGCAGCGCGGCTATGACCAACTGATCCACGACGTGGCGTTGCAGAACCTGCCCGTGGTGTTTGCGCTGGACCGCGCTGGCTTGGTCGGTGCGGACGGTGCCACGCATGCCGGTGCCTACGACATCGCCTTCCTGCGTTGCATTCCCAACATGATGGTGATGACGCCGGCGGACGAGAACGAATGCCGCCAATTGCTGAGCACAGCGTTTGCGCAGGATTGCCCGACGGCAGTGCGCTATCCGCGCGGCGCCGGCACGGGTGTCGCGGTGCAGCAGACGCTTGAACCGCTGCCGCTGGGCAAGGCCGAGGTCCGCCGCGTGTCGACGGCCCCCGCAGGGCAGCGCGTCGCGATCCTGGCATTCGGTTCGATGGTCGCGCCGGCCTCGGCGGCTGCGGAGCGTCTGGATGCGAGTGTCGTCAACATGCGCTTCGTCAAACCGCTCGATGTGGCCTGCGTGCTGGAAATGGCGCGCACGCACGATTACGTGGTCACCGTGGAAGAGGGCTGCGTGATGGGCGGCGCCGGTAGCGCCTGCGTGGAAGCTCTGGCTGCCGCCGGTGTCGCAACGCCCGTGCTGCAACTGGGCCTGCCCGATCGCTTTGTCGATCACGGAGACCACGCCGCGCTGCTGGCGCAATGTGGGTTGGATGCCAACGGCATCCTCGCTTCCATCCGCGAGCGCTTTGACGTGCAACCGCGGGCAGCGGCGCCGCGTGTCGCTTGA
- the folE2 gene encoding GTP cyclohydrolase FolE2: protein MNDMNPAFAMPDVQSSHDTRQIPIQRVGVRGVRYPMSLQTPSGVQNTVGTYNLDVHLPADQKGTHMSRFVALLEEEREPLNLAQFQLLLEKMLEKLEADAGRIEVHFPYFVSKTAPVSGVQSLMDYEVTMIGEVRDGHTKVRVKALVPVTSLCPCSKKISQYGAHNQRSHITIDAELAADTPVESLIRMAEEEASCELWGLLKRPDEKFVTERAYENPKFVEDLVRDIAMRLNQDDRIVAYTLEAENFESIHNHSAYALIERDKRLDK from the coding sequence ATGAACGATATGAACCCGGCTTTTGCGATGCCGGATGTGCAGTCCAGCCACGACACCCGCCAGATCCCGATTCAACGCGTGGGCGTGCGTGGCGTGCGTTATCCGATGTCGCTGCAGACCCCGTCGGGCGTGCAGAACACCGTCGGCACGTACAACCTGGATGTGCACCTGCCCGCCGACCAGAAGGGCACGCACATGTCGCGCTTCGTCGCGCTGCTCGAAGAAGAGCGCGAGCCGCTGAACCTGGCGCAATTCCAGCTGCTGCTGGAAAAGATGCTGGAAAAGCTCGAAGCCGACGCCGGCCGCATCGAAGTCCACTTCCCGTATTTCGTCAGCAAGACGGCCCCGGTGTCGGGCGTGCAGTCGCTGATGGACTATGAAGTGACGATGATCGGCGAAGTGCGCGACGGCCACACCAAGGTGCGCGTCAAGGCGCTGGTGCCGGTGACGAGCCTGTGCCCGTGCTCGAAGAAGATCTCGCAGTACGGCGCGCACAACCAGCGCTCGCACATCACGATCGACGCCGAGCTGGCGGCCGATACGCCGGTCGAATCGCTGATCCGCATGGCGGAAGAAGAGGCGTCGTGCGAGCTGTGGGGCTTGCTCAAGCGTCCGGACGAGAAGTTCGTGACCGAGCGTGCGTACGAGAACCCGAAGTTCGTGGAAGACCTGGTGCGCGATATCGCCATGCGCCTGAACCAGGATGACCGCATCGTCGCCTACACGCTGGAAGCCGAGAACTTCGAGTCGATCCACAACCACAGCGCCTATGCGCTGATCGAGCGCGACAAGCGTCTCGACAAGTAA
- the tsaD gene encoding tRNA (adenosine(37)-N6)-threonylcarbamoyltransferase complex transferase subunit TsaD yields the protein MLVLGIESSCDETGVALYDTDAGLRAHALYSQIAMHREYGGVVPELASRDHIRRVIPLLEEVLGKAGATRADIDAIAYTKGPGLAGALLVGASVANALAFALGKPLVGVHHLEGHLLSPLLEADRPEFPFLALLVSGGHTQLMRVDAVGQYTLLGETLDDAAGEAFDKTAKLLGLGYPGGPAVSRLAEFGNPGVFDLPRPMLHSGNFDFSFAGLKTAVLTQVRKLNLTDSETCHQPRADLARAFVDAIVEVLVKKTLRAAREHGLKRIVVAGGVGANRQLREGLNAEGKKRGLRVYYPDLQFCTDNGAMIAFAGAMRLQADPTQVQDGYGYGVTPRWDLEDIRIQQA from the coding sequence ATGCTGGTCCTCGGCATCGAATCCTCCTGTGACGAAACCGGCGTCGCCCTGTACGACACCGATGCCGGCCTGCGCGCGCATGCGCTCTATTCGCAGATCGCCATGCACCGCGAATACGGCGGCGTGGTGCCCGAACTGGCCTCGCGTGACCACATCCGCCGCGTGATTCCGCTGCTGGAAGAAGTGCTCGGCAAGGCTGGCGCTACACGCGCGGACATCGACGCAATCGCCTATACAAAAGGCCCAGGGTTGGCCGGTGCGCTGCTGGTCGGCGCTTCCGTGGCGAATGCGCTGGCGTTTGCACTGGGCAAACCGCTGGTGGGCGTGCATCACCTGGAGGGGCATTTGCTCTCGCCCCTGCTGGAAGCGGATCGGCCCGAGTTTCCGTTCCTGGCGCTGCTCGTCTCTGGCGGCCACACGCAGCTGATGCGCGTGGATGCCGTCGGCCAGTACACGCTGCTCGGCGAGACACTGGACGACGCTGCCGGCGAGGCCTTCGACAAGACGGCCAAGCTCCTCGGCCTCGGCTACCCCGGCGGCCCCGCCGTTTCGCGCCTCGCCGAATTCGGCAACCCGGGTGTGTTCGATCTGCCCCGACCGATGCTGCATTCAGGCAATTTCGATTTCTCGTTTGCGGGCCTGAAGACGGCGGTGCTCACGCAGGTACGCAAGCTCAACCTGACCGACAGCGAGACCTGCCATCAGCCGCGCGCCGACCTGGCCCGCGCGTTTGTCGACGCCATCGTCGAGGTACTCGTCAAGAAGACGCTGCGCGCCGCACGCGAGCATGGTCTCAAGCGCATCGTCGTGGCCGGTGGTGTGGGCGCCAACCGCCAACTGCGCGAGGGCCTGAACGCCGAGGGCAAGAAGCGCGGACTGCGCGTCTATTACCCCGACCTGCAGTTCTGCACCGACAACGGCGCGATGATCGCCTTTGCCGGCGCGATGCGGCTCCAAGCTGATCCCACGCAAGTGCAGGACGGCTACGGCTACGGCGTCACACCACGCTGGGATCTCGAAGACATCCGTATCCAGCAAGCATGA
- a CDS encoding NAD(P)/FAD-dependent oxidoreductase: MMRCDVAVIGAGAAGMMCAAVAGQRGARVVLIDHATKLAEKIRISGGGRCNFTNVNAAPANYLSNNPHFCRSALARYTAQDFIGLVSSYRIPYHEKHKGQLFCDDSAEDIIRMLEVECEKGNVIWRTGCSIAEVGKDGDAYRLSTSAGEIVANKLVIATGGLSIPKIGATDFGYRIARQFGLKIVETHPALVPLTFNAEHWAPFSALSGVSMEVDVTVAQPASKGGKKGGATTFREDLLLTHRGLSGPAILQISSFWNSGQPLAIDLLPDTDAAQWLCDEKSGSRKQLGTVLAQRLPERVAQAWCATHGANPHAPIAELSDKLLRTLGGALNRWELTPSGSEGYRKAEVTRGGVDTRALSSATMEAQAAPGLYFIGEVVDVTGWLGGYNFQWAWASAVAAGEAASVG, encoded by the coding sequence ATGATGCGGTGCGATGTAGCGGTGATCGGCGCGGGCGCGGCCGGAATGATGTGCGCGGCGGTCGCCGGGCAGCGCGGCGCGCGCGTGGTGTTGATCGACCACGCGACGAAGCTGGCCGAGAAGATCCGTATCTCGGGCGGCGGGCGCTGCAACTTCACCAACGTGAATGCGGCGCCGGCCAACTACTTGTCGAACAACCCGCATTTCTGCCGCTCGGCGCTGGCGCGGTACACGGCGCAGGATTTCATCGGCCTCGTCTCCAGCTACCGCATTCCGTATCACGAGAAGCACAAGGGCCAGCTCTTTTGCGACGACAGCGCGGAAGACATCATCCGCATGCTCGAAGTGGAGTGCGAGAAAGGCAACGTGATTTGGCGCACCGGCTGCTCGATCGCTGAGGTGGGCAAGGATGGCGATGCGTATCGCCTCTCGACCAGCGCCGGCGAGATCGTCGCCAACAAGCTGGTGATTGCCACGGGCGGATTGTCCATTCCCAAGATTGGCGCGACGGATTTTGGCTATCGGATTGCGCGGCAGTTCGGGCTGAAGATTGTCGAGACGCACCCGGCGCTGGTGCCGCTCACGTTCAATGCTGAGCATTGGGCGCCGTTCTCGGCGCTGTCAGGTGTGTCGATGGAGGTCGATGTGACGGTTGCGCAGCCTGCCAGCAAGGGCGGCAAGAAGGGCGGCGCGACGACGTTCCGCGAAGATTTGCTGCTGACGCATCGGGGGCTGTCTGGCCCGGCCATTCTGCAGATTTCGAGCTTCTGGAATTCGGGTCAGCCGCTCGCCATCGACCTGCTGCCGGACACCGACGCCGCGCAATGGCTATGCGACGAGAAATCCGGCTCGCGCAAACAACTCGGGACGGTACTGGCGCAGCGGCTGCCGGAGCGCGTCGCGCAGGCCTGGTGCGCCACGCATGGCGCCAACCCGCACGCGCCAATTGCGGAGCTGTCCGACAAGCTGCTGCGCACGCTGGGCGGCGCGCTCAACCGCTGGGAGCTGACGCCCTCCGGCAGTGAGGGCTACCGCAAAGCCGAAGTCACGCGCGGGGGCGTCGATACGCGTGCGCTGTCGTCCGCGACCATGGAGGCGCAAGCTGCACCTGGCCTGTACTTCATCGGCGAGGTGGTCGACGTGACGGGGTGGCTCGGCGGCTACAACTTCCAGTGGGCGTGGGCTTCGGCCGTCGCGGCTGGCGAGGCGGCGTCCGTCGGCTGA
- a CDS encoding GatB/YqeY domain-containing protein, with translation MSLKAQITEDMKAAMRAKEMDRLGTIRLLQAAIKQREVDERIELDDAAVLAVVDKMIKQRKDSITAFQQASREDLAAKEAAEIAVLQVYMPAQLSDAEVDAAVRDAVAKAGAAGPQDMGKVMGILKPALAGRADMTQVSARVKAALTGA, from the coding sequence ATGTCCTTGAAGGCACAGATCACGGAAGACATGAAGGCCGCCATGCGTGCCAAGGAAATGGATCGTCTGGGCACGATCCGCCTGCTGCAGGCCGCCATCAAGCAGCGCGAGGTGGATGAGCGCATCGAGCTGGATGATGCCGCCGTGCTGGCCGTGGTCGACAAGATGATCAAGCAGCGCAAGGACTCCATCACCGCGTTCCAGCAAGCCAGCCGCGAAGATCTGGCTGCCAAGGAAGCGGCTGAGATTGCCGTGCTGCAGGTCTACATGCCGGCGCAACTGTCGGACGCCGAAGTCGACGCCGCTGTGCGCGACGCCGTGGCCAAGGCCGGTGCCGCCGGCCCGCAGGACATGGGCAAGGTCATGGGCATCCTCAAGCCGGCCCTGGCTGGCCGCGCTGACATGACGCAAGTCTCGGCGCGCGTGAAGGCTGCCCTGACCGGCGCCTGA
- the dnaG gene encoding DNA primase: MIPQPFIDDLLNRVDIVDVVGRYVQLKKGGANFMGLCPFHNEKSPSFSVSPTKQFYHCFGCGAHGSAIGFLMEFSGLSYVEAIKDLAQSVGMVVPEERGGLPPAARAEQQAKTVALGDIMARACEHYRKQLRSAPNAIQYLKGRGLTGEIAAHFGLGYAPDDWQSLESVFGPYRDDATAGPLIEAGLVIESEKTSADGSHRRYDRFRDRIMFPIRNTKGVVIGFGGRVLGQGEPKYLNSPETPLFSKGTELYGLFEARNAIRELDYVLVVEGYMDVVALAQLGFANAVATLGTACTPIHVQKLLRQVDTVIFSFDGDSAGRRAARRALEACLPHATDNKTIKFLFLPSEHDPDSFVREEGTEAFAREVHNAMPLSRFLLQAVTEDLDLRQPEGRARAQYEAKPLLTAMPSGGLRLQIVRGLADMTGTTPADIEALCGLRSDPAQAGRMTQKRPRVARTAPTALEQKLLRLLMRYPALAARLDTDARAQLTAPELPQGEVLAGLLAECDAASPEMHFGAFVERLGQTPYAEAFAGLRVTVLEDDIELEPATMEFDSAVQKMLLASHKRELEMLLRKVESGHASDDDRERMRWLLSETSRR; encoded by the coding sequence GTGATCCCGCAGCCGTTCATTGACGACCTGCTCAACCGCGTCGATATCGTCGACGTGGTGGGCCGCTACGTGCAATTGAAGAAGGGCGGCGCCAATTTCATGGGGCTGTGCCCGTTCCATAACGAGAAGTCGCCGTCGTTCTCGGTGTCGCCCACCAAGCAGTTCTATCACTGCTTTGGCTGCGGCGCGCACGGCTCGGCGATCGGCTTCCTGATGGAGTTTTCCGGGCTGTCGTATGTGGAGGCCATCAAGGACCTCGCGCAGTCCGTCGGCATGGTGGTGCCGGAAGAGCGCGGTGGCCTGCCGCCAGCAGCCCGCGCCGAGCAGCAAGCCAAAACGGTTGCACTCGGCGACATCATGGCCCGCGCCTGCGAGCACTACCGCAAGCAACTGCGCAGTGCCCCCAACGCCATCCAATACCTCAAGGGCCGCGGCCTGACCGGCGAGATCGCCGCGCATTTCGGCCTCGGCTATGCGCCCGACGACTGGCAGTCGCTCGAAAGCGTGTTCGGCCCGTACCGTGACGACGCCACCGCAGGTCCGCTCATCGAGGCCGGCCTCGTCATCGAAAGCGAGAAGACCAGCGCCGACGGCTCGCACCGCCGCTACGACCGCTTCCGCGATCGCATCATGTTCCCCATCCGCAATACGAAGGGCGTGGTGATCGGCTTTGGCGGCCGGGTGCTGGGGCAGGGCGAGCCGAAATACCTCAACTCCCCCGAAACGCCGCTGTTCAGCAAGGGCACTGAGCTGTACGGCCTGTTCGAGGCGCGCAATGCCATCCGCGAATTGGACTACGTGTTGGTCGTGGAAGGCTACATGGACGTCGTCGCGCTCGCCCAGCTTGGGTTTGCCAATGCCGTGGCCACATTGGGCACGGCCTGCACGCCCATCCACGTGCAGAAGCTGCTGCGGCAGGTCGATACCGTCATCTTCTCGTTCGACGGCGACTCCGCCGGGCGCCGTGCCGCGCGTCGTGCGCTGGAAGCCTGCCTGCCGCACGCCACCGACAACAAAACGATCAAGTTCCTGTTCCTGCCGTCTGAGCACGATCCGGACAGTTTCGTGCGCGAAGAAGGCACCGAGGCCTTCGCCCGCGAAGTGCACAACGCCATGCCGCTGTCGCGCTTCCTGCTGCAGGCCGTGACCGAAGATCTCGACCTGCGCCAGCCCGAAGGACGCGCCCGCGCCCAGTACGAGGCCAAGCCGCTATTGACCGCCATGCCGTCCGGTGGCCTGCGCCTGCAGATCGTGCGTGGCCTGGCCGACATGACCGGCACCACGCCCGCCGACATCGAAGCGCTGTGCGGCCTGCGCAGCGACCCCGCCCAAGCTGGCCGCATGACGCAAAAGCGCCCGCGTGTGGCGCGTACCGCACCAACCGCGCTGGAGCAAAAGCTGCTGCGCCTGTTGATGCGGTATCCCGCGTTGGCCGCCCGGCTCGACACAGATGCACGCGCCCAGTTGACGGCGCCGGAATTGCCCCAAGGTGAGGTATTGGCAGGGCTGCTGGCCGAATGCGATGCCGCGAGCCCCGAGATGCACTTTGGCGCCTTTGTCGAGCGCCTCGGCCAGACGCCGTATGCCGAGGCCTTCGCTGGACTGCGCGTGACTGTCCTCGAAGACGATATCGAGCTGGAGCCGGCCACCATGGAGTTCGACAGCGCTGTGCAAAAGATGCTCCTCGCGTCGCACAAGCGCGAGCTTGAGATGTTGCTGCGCAAGGTGGAAAGCGGTCATGCCAGCGATGACGATCGAGAGCGTATGCGTTGGCTGTTAAGTGAGACCAGCCGCCGCTAG